A genomic window from Cloacibacillus evryensis DSM 19522 includes:
- the ilvD gene encoding dihydroxy-acid dehydratase — translation MNSDKAKKGYLRSPHRSLLKAAGYTDWEIERPWIGVANAYNAIIPGHVHLRTITEAVKAGIYAAGGLPIEFPVIGVCDGIAMNHEGMKFSLPSRELIMDSVEIMTRAHALDGLVLVPNCDKIIPGMAMAAAELNLPALVISGGPMMAGQHKGRTLDLNSVFEGVGQRGAGKIDDAALQDIEDNACPGCGSCSGMFTANTMNCMMEALGLGLPGNGTIPAVHAGRIRLAKDAGRAIMNLVEKNIRPRDILTIEAFKNAVAVDLALGGSTNTSLHLPAIAWAAGLELPLDIFNEVGAKVPHLCSMSPGGAHHIEDLWRAGGVQALMAQLLAAGLIDGETITVTGATTAENVAGAKVTDAEVIRPLEDPHHKEGGLAFMKGTLAPLGAIVKQAAVAPEMLVHTGPARVFDCEEEASAAIMANKINDGDVVVIRYEGPKGGPGMREMLGPTSAIMGQGKGGTVALITDGRFSGATRGAAIGHVSPEAAVGGPIGLVEEGDEISINIPEKRLDLNVAEEVLAERRRKFVPHVQEVDSPFLNRYRAFATSGVEGGVLKKQ, via the coding sequence TTGAACAGCGATAAAGCGAAAAAAGGATACCTTCGCAGCCCCCACCGTTCGCTGCTGAAGGCCGCGGGCTACACGGACTGGGAGATAGAGCGCCCATGGATCGGCGTGGCGAACGCCTATAACGCGATCATCCCCGGCCATGTGCATCTGCGCACGATAACGGAGGCCGTCAAAGCCGGCATCTACGCCGCGGGAGGCCTGCCGATAGAATTTCCCGTCATCGGCGTCTGCGACGGCATCGCAATGAACCACGAAGGAATGAAATTCTCGCTGCCGAGCCGCGAGCTCATCATGGACTCGGTCGAGATCATGACCCGCGCCCACGCGCTTGACGGACTTGTACTCGTGCCAAACTGCGACAAGATCATCCCCGGCATGGCGATGGCGGCGGCGGAGCTGAATCTGCCGGCGCTCGTCATCTCCGGCGGCCCGATGATGGCGGGACAGCACAAGGGACGCACTCTTGACCTGAACAGCGTATTCGAGGGCGTCGGACAGCGCGGCGCGGGAAAGATCGACGACGCGGCGCTCCAGGATATCGAAGACAACGCCTGTCCCGGCTGCGGCTCCTGCTCCGGCATGTTCACCGCCAACACGATGAACTGCATGATGGAGGCGCTCGGCCTCGGCCTGCCCGGCAACGGGACGATCCCAGCCGTGCACGCGGGACGCATCCGCCTTGCAAAAGACGCGGGGCGCGCGATAATGAACCTTGTCGAAAAAAATATCCGTCCGCGCGACATTCTCACGATAGAGGCCTTCAAAAACGCCGTTGCGGTGGACCTCGCGCTCGGCGGCTCGACCAACACCTCGCTCCACCTGCCGGCGATCGCCTGGGCGGCGGGGCTTGAACTGCCGCTGGATATCTTCAACGAAGTCGGCGCGAAGGTGCCGCATCTCTGCTCGATGAGCCCCGGAGGCGCGCATCATATCGAAGACCTCTGGCGCGCGGGCGGCGTGCAGGCCCTGATGGCGCAGCTGCTTGCGGCCGGCCTCATAGACGGCGAAACGATAACGGTGACCGGTGCGACGACGGCGGAAAACGTCGCCGGCGCAAAGGTCACAGACGCGGAAGTCATCCGCCCGCTGGAAGATCCGCACCATAAAGAGGGGGGGCTCGCCTTCATGAAGGGCACCCTCGCGCCGCTCGGCGCTATCGTCAAACAGGCGGCCGTAGCCCCGGAGATGCTCGTACACACCGGACCGGCGCGCGTTTTTGACTGTGAAGAAGAGGCGAGCGCCGCGATAATGGCCAACAAGATCAACGACGGCGACGTCGTCGTCATCCGCTACGAGGGTCCGAAAGGCGGCCCCGGGATGCGCGAAATGCTCGGCCCCACCTCGGCGATCATGGGCCAGGGCAAGGGCGGCACCGTCGCGCTCATCACCGACGGACGCTTCTCCGGCGCGACGCGCGGCGCGGCGATCGGCCACGTCTCGCCCGAAGCGGCGGTCGGCGGCCCCATCGGCCTCGTTGAAGAGGGCGACGAAATATCGATCAACATCCCGGAAAAACGCCTCGACTTAAACGTCGCGGAAGAGGTGCTCGCAGAGCGCCGTCGGAAATTCGTCCCCCACGTCCAGGAGGTCGACAGCCCCTTCCTCAACCGCTACCGCGCCTTCGCCACCTCGGGAGTAGAGGGCGGCGTGCTGAAGAAGCAGTAA
- the ilvB gene encoding biosynthetic-type acetolactate synthase large subunit, producing MAKMNGAQMVVKALEDEGVSTVFGLPGGTVIHLYDALYDSKLNHILMRHEQAASHAADGYARTSGRPGVCIATSGPGATNLVTGIATANLDSAPMVAITGQVATTMIGTDAFQEADIIGASLPLVKHSFQVRTPDQVQSTIHKAFYIASTGRPGPVLVDVPADVQKGMGDYKYSTELDFLGYHPENLYDVSQLEAAVSLIEHAERPVIFAGGGVIRSGASELLIDFALKYEIPVTTTLLGKGAFPESHPSGLALGMAGMHGHPVANRALMGADVIIAIGSRFSDRTTGNRQRFAADAKIIHIDLDAAEIDKAIETDVYLVGDAARVLEALADAMKKKIADHGEWNRHLSEVREKEPMPRHEYSGEIAPWQVLETLHDLTKGEAVLTTEVGQNQMWAAQHFRVEAPRRFLSSGGLGTMGFGFPAAMGAAYACPGQTVCCIAGDGSLMMNIQELDTCARYDIPVKVILLNNACLGNVRQWQQFFYDHRYSNTIYNRTPDFVKIAEAMGVPGYSASRPEELRQTLEKALAEPGPALVDVRIPQGALVVPMVYPGNSLDNMVTG from the coding sequence ATGGCGAAAATGAACGGGGCTCAGATGGTCGTCAAGGCGCTGGAAGACGAAGGGGTAAGCACCGTCTTCGGGCTGCCGGGCGGTACGGTCATCCATCTCTATGACGCTCTTTATGATTCAAAACTAAACCACATACTGATGCGCCACGAACAGGCGGCTTCGCACGCGGCGGACGGCTACGCCCGCACGAGCGGCAGGCCGGGAGTCTGCATTGCAACCTCGGGCCCCGGCGCCACGAATCTTGTAACGGGAATCGCCACGGCAAACCTTGACTCGGCGCCGATGGTGGCGATCACCGGACAGGTGGCGACGACGATGATCGGCACGGACGCCTTTCAGGAGGCGGATATTATCGGCGCGAGTCTCCCGCTTGTCAAACACAGTTTCCAGGTGCGTACCCCCGACCAGGTGCAGTCTACGATACACAAGGCCTTTTACATCGCCTCTACGGGGCGTCCCGGCCCCGTTCTGGTCGACGTGCCGGCCGATGTCCAGAAGGGCATGGGGGATTATAAATATTCGACCGAGCTTGACTTCCTGGGTTATCATCCGGAAAACCTCTACGACGTGTCGCAGCTTGAAGCGGCGGTATCGCTCATAGAGCACGCCGAACGCCCGGTGATCTTCGCCGGCGGCGGAGTGATCCGTTCCGGGGCCTCCGAGCTGCTCATAGATTTCGCGCTCAAATATGAGATCCCCGTCACGACGACGCTGCTTGGCAAGGGCGCCTTTCCGGAGTCTCACCCGAGCGGGCTTGCGCTCGGCATGGCGGGAATGCACGGTCATCCTGTCGCGAACCGCGCGCTGATGGGCGCGGACGTCATCATAGCCATCGGCTCGCGCTTCAGCGACCGTACGACGGGAAACCGCCAGCGCTTCGCCGCCGACGCGAAGATAATCCATATCGACCTCGACGCGGCGGAGATAGACAAGGCGATAGAGACCGACGTCTACCTTGTCGGCGATGCCGCCCGCGTCCTTGAGGCGCTTGCCGACGCGATGAAGAAAAAGATCGCCGACCACGGCGAATGGAACAGACACCTATCCGAGGTCCGTGAGAAGGAACCGATGCCGCGCCACGAGTACAGCGGTGAGATCGCGCCCTGGCAGGTACTGGAGACGCTTCACGACCTTACGAAAGGCGAAGCCGTCTTGACGACCGAAGTCGGGCAGAACCAGATGTGGGCCGCGCAGCATTTCCGCGTGGAGGCCCCGCGCCGCTTCCTCAGCTCCGGCGGCCTCGGCACGATGGGCTTCGGTTTCCCCGCGGCGATGGGGGCGGCATACGCCTGTCCGGGACAGACGGTCTGCTGCATCGCGGGCGACGGCAGCCTGATGATGAACATACAGGAACTTGATACCTGCGCCCGTTACGACATTCCCGTCAAGGTGATCCTGCTCAACAACGCCTGCCTGGGAAACGTGCGGCAGTGGCAGCAGTTCTTCTACGACCACCGTTACTCGAACACGATATACAACCGTACGCCCGACTTTGTGAAGATCGCGGAGGCGATGGGAGTCCCGGGCTACTCCGCCTCGCGTCCCGAAGAGCTGCGCCAGACGCTGGAAAAGGCGCTCGCCGAACCGGGCCCCGCGCTGGTCGACGTCAGGATACCGCAGGGAGCCCTCGTCGTGCCGATGGTATACCCCGGAAACTCGTTAGACAATATGGTCACAGGATAG
- the ilvC gene encoding ketol-acid reductoisomerase, whose protein sequence is MAKVYYDRDADLEFLNGKTVAVIGYGSQGHAHAQNLRDSGVKAIIALHEGSKSKAKAEADGFEVYTVAEAAKIADLIMFLMPDHMQADIFKNQVMPNMKPEAKLLFAHGFAVHFGQIVPPASHDVFMVAPKGPGHMVRAMYKEGKGVPCLIAIYQDASGKAKDFALAYASAIGGGRAGIIETTFREETETDLFGEQAVLCGGVTELMQQGFKTLVDAGYQPEMAYFECINEMKLIVDMIFEGGMSWMRYSISDTAKYGDMTAGPRVIGEESRKAMKQLLTEIQDGTFARDWILENQTGRPRMKKWAKAAQEAPCEAVGKELRKMMPWMEQKEVPKF, encoded by the coding sequence ATGGCAAAGGTTTATTACGACCGCGACGCGGACCTCGAATTTCTGAACGGCAAGACGGTGGCGGTCATCGGCTACGGCAGCCAGGGACACGCCCATGCGCAGAACCTGCGCGACAGCGGCGTCAAAGCGATCATCGCGCTGCACGAGGGAAGCAAGTCGAAGGCGAAGGCCGAGGCCGACGGATTTGAGGTCTACACGGTGGCGGAGGCGGCCAAGATCGCTGATCTTATCATGTTCCTCATGCCCGACCACATGCAGGCCGATATCTTCAAGAATCAGGTGATGCCTAATATGAAGCCCGAGGCGAAGCTCCTCTTCGCGCACGGTTTCGCGGTGCATTTCGGACAGATCGTCCCCCCCGCGTCGCACGACGTATTCATGGTGGCCCCGAAGGGCCCAGGACATATGGTGCGCGCCATGTATAAAGAGGGCAAGGGCGTTCCCTGCCTCATCGCCATCTATCAGGACGCCAGCGGCAAGGCGAAGGATTTCGCGCTCGCCTACGCTTCGGCGATCGGCGGAGGACGCGCGGGCATCATCGAGACGACCTTCCGCGAGGAGACCGAGACCGACCTCTTCGGCGAGCAGGCCGTACTCTGCGGCGGCGTGACGGAGCTGATGCAGCAGGGCTTCAAGACCCTTGTCGATGCCGGCTACCAGCCCGAGATGGCCTACTTTGAATGCATCAACGAGATGAAACTCATCGTAGACATGATCTTTGAGGGCGGCATGAGCTGGATGCGCTACAGCATCAGCGACACCGCGAAATACGGCGACATGACCGCGGGCCCGCGCGTCATCGGCGAAGAGTCGCGCAAAGCGATGAAACAGCTTCTTACCGAAATACAGGACGGCACCTTCGCGCGCGACTGGATACTCGAGAACCAGACCGGCCGCCCGCGCATGAAGAAGTGGGCGAAGGCGGCACAGGAGGCTCCCTGCGAGGCCGTAGGCAAAGAGCTGCGCAAGATGATGCCGTGGATGGAGCAGAAAGAAGTCCCGAAATTCTAG
- the ilvN gene encoding acetolactate synthase small subunit, translating into MKSTFSIVSEDSPGVLMRIASLIYRRGYNIESLSVGRTDVPGLSRFTIIIEGEEGVYDQIRKQLMKLIEVIEVQNLTKEGPFVERWLSLVKVMAPVERRPHILQTAEIFRCRVVDLGSDAITLEVTGDRGKVEACMAALKPYGILETAGSGQVALARTGFEN; encoded by the coding sequence TTGAAGAGTACTTTCAGCATCGTTTCCGAGGACAGTCCGGGCGTGCTCATGCGCATCGCGAGCCTCATCTATCGCCGCGGATATAATATCGAGAGCCTGAGCGTCGGACGCACCGACGTCCCCGGCCTTTCGCGCTTCACGATAATCATCGAGGGCGAAGAGGGGGTATATGACCAGATACGCAAACAACTGATGAAGCTGATCGAGGTCATCGAGGTGCAGAATCTCACCAAGGAGGGGCCTTTCGTCGAACGCTGGCTCTCGCTCGTCAAGGTCATGGCTCCGGTCGAACGCCGGCCCCACATCCTGCAGACGGCGGAGATCTTCCGCTGCCGCGTGGTGGACCTCGGCTCGGACGCGATCACGCTCGAGGTCACGGGCGACCGCGGCAAGGTGGAGGCCTGCATGGCGGCGCTCAAACCGTACGGCATCCTCGAAACGGCCGGTTCGGGACAGGTGGCGCTCGCGCGCACCGGTTTTGAAAATTAG
- a CDS encoding M20 family metallo-hydrolase — MAPAINENRFLNDLFAQGKIGWREGHGLQRLAYSTSYLEARAWLKGKMEEAGLKTRVDGVGNLFGRLEGKSKKAILTGSHLDSVDNGGIYDGPLGIIAALEVLRTVKESGELSKHSLEVVAFIGEEGEPLGGTFGSRAFAGLLPTGYRREQLARFSVGEKAIAESKGELDKYAAFIELHIEQGPFLERRGIEIGVPSGIVGITRLAVSVKGAANHAGTTPMAERKDAMRAAAELIHNWFGWMDGQKELVCNIGVLELSPGHVSVVPEEARFVLELRSIDDAAVERACSEFSAMAERSAPCSVSIEKLGAKPAVLLDERLVKTIKESAGKAGYSAAVMPSGASHDSSPLAHVIPTGMIFVPSHNGISHSKDEFTSDADLIRGAKVLKDAVLRIDDSF; from the coding sequence ATGGCTCCCGCCATTAACGAGAACCGTTTTCTTAACGACCTCTTCGCGCAGGGAAAAATCGGCTGGAGGGAGGGACACGGCCTCCAGCGCCTCGCCTACAGTACGTCCTACCTCGAAGCGCGCGCGTGGCTCAAAGGCAAAATGGAAGAAGCCGGCCTAAAGACACGGGTTGACGGGGTGGGAAACCTCTTCGGGCGTCTTGAGGGAAAAAGCAAAAAGGCGATCCTCACCGGCTCGCATCTTGACTCCGTGGATAACGGCGGCATCTACGACGGTCCGCTTGGCATAATCGCGGCGCTCGAAGTTCTGCGGACGGTAAAAGAGAGCGGTGAGCTCTCTAAACACAGCCTTGAAGTCGTCGCCTTCATCGGCGAAGAGGGCGAACCGCTCGGCGGCACCTTCGGCAGCCGCGCCTTCGCGGGACTGCTGCCGACCGGTTACCGGCGCGAACAGCTCGCGCGATTCAGCGTCGGCGAAAAAGCGATCGCGGAAAGCAAGGGAGAGCTGGACAAATACGCGGCCTTTATCGAGCTGCACATCGAACAAGGCCCCTTTCTCGAACGCCGGGGAATCGAGATCGGCGTACCCTCGGGCATCGTCGGCATCACGCGGCTGGCGGTCAGCGTCAAGGGCGCGGCCAACCATGCGGGCACCACGCCGATGGCGGAGAGAAAAGACGCCATGCGCGCGGCGGCGGAGCTGATCCACAACTGGTTCGGCTGGATGGACGGGCAAAAAGAGCTTGTCTGCAATATCGGCGTCTTGGAGCTCTCCCCCGGCCACGTCAGCGTCGTGCCGGAAGAGGCGCGCTTCGTACTTGAACTGCGTTCGATCGACGACGCGGCCGTCGAACGCGCCTGCTCGGAGTTTTCGGCGATGGCGGAGAGATCCGCTCCCTGCTCCGTATCAATAGAAAAACTTGGCGCGAAGCCGGCGGTGCTTCTTGACGAGAGGCTCGTGAAGACGATAAAAGAGAGCGCCGGCAAGGCCGGATATTCCGCTGCGGTGATGCCGAGCGGCGCGTCCCATGATTCCTCTCCGCTGGCCCATGTCATACCGACGGGGATGATCTTTGTCCCGAGCCACAACGGCATAAGCCACTCAAAAGACGAATTTACGAGCGATGCCGATCTCATACGCGGCGCGAAGGTACTCAAAGATGCCGTGCTCCGAATAGACGACAGTTTCTAA
- the allB gene encoding allantoinase AllB: protein MERLLVKNAQILTEDDYFKGWVLAEDGRITALGSAEEFPAADRVIDAGGLTLLPGGVDPHVHIRYPGGAHRETFVTGTAAAAAGGVTTIIEHPISTPPQYSPETLAPRVAAVGEQAIVDVAFLGAAGGKHIEEIGRVAEAGVWGYKTFLHAAPEGREKEFVGLTSETNYELLKVMEEVKKTGLPMAAHGEDNDLVAGAIAELRREGRVAPCDHAASRPAVAEALAVDRLIRLAETIDCPLYLVHISTPEAVEAAKAARAKGMKIWIETCPQYLYLTEEALNEYGAYAKCNPALRDKARVEKMWDYIEDGTIDTVGSDHAPYTVEEKERNPQDIFLAPAGFPGLETRFGLMMKAVADGRISLRRAAELIAVNPAKAYGLYPRKGAIKIGADADFVLCDPKAEYTVEKEQMRTMAKDIAKVFDGWKLNGVIDKVILRGEVVYEDGQVTGEPGYGKCLLKGKA from the coding sequence ATGGAAAGATTGTTGGTCAAAAACGCGCAGATCCTCACGGAGGATGATTATTTTAAAGGTTGGGTGCTGGCGGAAGACGGCAGGATAACCGCGCTGGGGTCGGCGGAGGAATTTCCCGCGGCCGACCGGGTGATCGACGCGGGAGGGCTGACGCTGCTTCCAGGCGGAGTAGACCCGCATGTTCATATCCGCTATCCTGGCGGGGCGCACCGCGAGACCTTTGTGACGGGCACGGCGGCCGCCGCCGCGGGCGGCGTCACCACGATAATCGAACATCCCATCTCCACTCCGCCGCAGTACAGTCCCGAGACGCTCGCGCCGCGCGTCGCTGCCGTCGGGGAGCAGGCGATAGTCGACGTCGCCTTCCTCGGCGCGGCGGGAGGCAAGCATATAGAGGAGATAGGCCGCGTCGCCGAGGCGGGAGTCTGGGGATATAAGACCTTCCTCCACGCCGCGCCGGAGGGACGCGAAAAGGAATTCGTCGGCCTCACGAGCGAAACGAATTACGAACTGCTGAAGGTCATGGAAGAGGTCAAAAAGACCGGCCTGCCGATGGCGGCGCACGGGGAAGACAACGACCTCGTCGCGGGAGCGATCGCCGAGCTGCGCAGGGAGGGGCGCGTCGCCCCCTGCGACCACGCCGCCTCGCGTCCCGCCGTCGCCGAAGCGCTGGCGGTGGACCGCCTCATCCGTCTCGCCGAGACGATAGACTGTCCCCTCTATCTTGTCCATATCTCGACGCCGGAGGCGGTGGAGGCCGCCAAAGCCGCGCGCGCCAAAGGCATGAAGATCTGGATCGAGACCTGCCCGCAGTACCTTTACCTTACGGAAGAGGCCCTCAACGAATACGGAGCTTATGCGAAGTGCAATCCCGCGCTGCGCGACAAGGCGCGCGTCGAAAAAATGTGGGACTATATAGAGGACGGCACGATAGATACAGTGGGAAGCGACCACGCCCCCTACACGGTGGAAGAAAAAGAGCGCAACCCGCAGGACATCTTCCTCGCCCCCGCCGGTTTCCCCGGACTTGAGACACGCTTCGGCCTCATGATGAAGGCCGTCGCGGACGGAAGGATCTCCCTGCGCCGCGCCGCGGAACTGATCGCGGTAAACCCCGCGAAGGCCTACGGCCTCTATCCGCGAAAAGGCGCGATAAAGATCGGCGCCGACGCGGATTTCGTCCTCTGCGACCCGAAAGCCGAATACACGGTGGAAAAAGAACAAATGCGGACGATGGCCAAAGACATCGCCAAAGTTTTCGACGGCTGGAAACTCAACGGCGTGATCGACAAAGTCATCCTGCGCGGCGAAGTCGTGTATGAAGATGGGCAGGTAACGGGCGAACCCGGCTACGGCAAATGCCTGCTGAAGGGAAAAGCATAA
- a CDS encoding IclR family transcriptional regulator — protein sequence MRKFFDSIDTILTILEALEDSEEAHSVRKIEELTGVPKSTVHRILQELTAIGWAYQDEEDKNYYIGLKFLSLANEWRVNLDTVKRIDPVLRNVVKRCGQSAFLNIIDHERVVCLHKIESNSVVRIASIIGEEQPFHAGASGRMLLAYAPEALVKKVLSQKLEAFTPFTVTDPKLLREDLKQIREKGYCESVEEMDPGVAAISVHIDMCGTDLIMALTVAGTRFDYERDRDMWLSVLIEETKNLTPAR from the coding sequence ATGCGAAAGTTTTTTGATTCCATAGATACGATCCTGACGATCTTGGAGGCGCTCGAAGATTCGGAAGAGGCGCACAGCGTAAGAAAGATAGAGGAGCTTACCGGGGTGCCGAAGAGCACGGTCCACCGCATATTGCAGGAGCTGACCGCCATCGGCTGGGCCTATCAGGACGAAGAGGACAAGAATTATTATATCGGATTGAAATTCCTCTCGCTGGCCAACGAATGGCGCGTGAATCTCGACACGGTAAAAAGGATCGATCCCGTGCTGCGGAATGTGGTCAAACGGTGCGGGCAATCCGCCTTCCTCAATATTATCGACCACGAACGGGTGGTCTGTCTGCACAAGATAGAATCGAACAGCGTTGTAAGGATCGCCTCGATAATCGGCGAGGAACAGCCCTTTCACGCCGGGGCCAGCGGCAGGATGCTTCTGGCGTACGCTCCTGAGGCGCTTGTGAAAAAGGTGCTCTCTCAGAAGCTAGAGGCGTTCACGCCATTTACGGTGACAGACCCGAAGCTGCTGAGGGAAGATCTGAAACAGATAAGGGAAAAGGGATATTGCGAATCGGTCGAAGAGATGGATCCCGGCGTCGCCGCGATATCCGTTCACATCGACATGTGCGGGACGGACCTGATCATGGCGCTGACGGTCGCGGGCACGAGGTTTGACTATGAGAGAGACAGAGACATGTGGCTCTCCGTATTGATCGAAGAAACTAAAAATCTGACGCCGGCCCGGTAA
- a CDS encoding (2Fe-2S)-binding protein: protein MLKKKVSFILNGKAMTKEVSVNHTLLDFLRDDLHFTGTKCGCGGGECGTCTVLIDGRPVNSCLMLATDAEGKDILTIEGLGGEKALHPLQKAFVAYGAIQCGYCTPGMLLSSKALLDRNPHPTMDELRKALSGNLCRCTGYDKIFKAVMSVANGEVLDDPEDGVWIQDDLPPCGCEHK from the coding sequence ATGCTTAAGAAAAAGGTAAGTTTTATCCTGAACGGCAAGGCGATGACTAAAGAGGTATCGGTAAATCATACCCTGCTCGATTTTCTGCGCGACGATCTGCATTTTACCGGAACCAAGTGCGGATGCGGCGGCGGCGAATGCGGCACCTGCACGGTGCTGATTGACGGCAGGCCCGTCAACTCCTGCCTTATGCTCGCAACCGACGCCGAGGGAAAGGATATTCTGACGATAGAGGGGCTCGGCGGCGAGAAGGCCCTTCATCCGCTCCAGAAGGCGTTCGTCGCCTACGGCGCGATACAGTGCGGCTACTGCACGCCGGGTATGCTTCTCTCCTCGAAGGCGCTGCTCGACCGCAATCCGCACCCGACTATGGACGAACTGAGAAAGGCCCTCTCAGGGAACCTCTGCCGCTGCACGGGTTATGATAAGATATTCAAAGCTGTGATGAGCGTGGCCAACGGCGAGGTTCTTGACGATCCTGAGGACGGCGTCTGGATACAGGACGACCTGCCGCCCTGCGGCTGCGAGCACAAATAA
- a CDS encoding FAD binding domain-containing protein translates to MREFDYYEPKTVAEACNLLTAEGARAIAGGTDLVVQIKHGVRKPAVVVNLKGIEELGGMRFSDDGVIIGALTKIAALAESEEFYDGWRSVAEGADNIGTPQVRNLGTIGGNICNSSPCADTVPGLLVSDAVAVITDGRHERETKLIDFFKGPGKNCLEGGEILKALRLPKMPADTRQAFFKMGPRKAADIAVMNMAVSLSFAGGVCTRARIAMGSVAPTPIRAAEAERALEGSDAARDIEKISGLVAAAASPIDDVRGSAAYRSHMLRAAAAGLLRELCR, encoded by the coding sequence ATGAGAGAGTTTGATTATTACGAGCCGAAGACGGTCGCCGAGGCCTGCAATTTGCTGACGGCGGAGGGCGCGCGGGCGATAGCCGGCGGCACCGACCTTGTCGTGCAGATCAAGCACGGCGTCAGAAAGCCGGCGGTGGTCGTAAATCTTAAAGGTATAGAAGAGCTTGGAGGGATGCGCTTCTCGGACGACGGGGTCATCATCGGAGCGCTGACGAAGATCGCGGCGCTTGCCGAATCCGAGGAGTTTTATGACGGATGGCGCTCCGTCGCGGAAGGGGCGGACAATATCGGAACGCCGCAGGTGCGCAACCTCGGCACCATCGGCGGCAATATCTGCAATTCGTCGCCCTGTGCGGACACGGTGCCCGGCCTGCTGGTCTCGGACGCCGTCGCGGTGATCACCGACGGCAGGCATGAGCGTGAGACGAAGCTGATAGACTTTTTCAAAGGACCGGGAAAGAACTGCCTTGAGGGCGGCGAAATATTGAAGGCCCTGCGCCTCCCGAAGATGCCGGCGGATACCAGGCAGGCGTTTTTCAAAATGGGGCCGCGCAAGGCCGCCGATATCGCGGTGATGAATATGGCCGTCTCCCTTTCGTTCGCGGGCGGAGTCTGTACGAGGGCCCGTATCGCGATGGGTTCGGTCGCCCCGACTCCGATCCGGGCGGCGGAAGCGGAAAGGGCGCTTGAAGGTTCGGACGCCGCGCGTGATATTGAGAAGATTTCCGGGCTTGTCGCCGCCGCGGCCTCGCCGATAGACGACGTTCGCGGCTCGGCGGCGTACCGGAGCCACATGCTCAGGGCGGCGGCGGCCGGGCTGCTGAGAGAGCTTTGCAGATAG